In one window of Dethiosulfovibrio peptidovorans DNA:
- the glmM gene encoding phosphoglucosamine mutase, translating to MGDDGVRRRCLFGTDGVRDVANRGAMTPEMALRLGRAYVLFLTERGVPRPRIVVGRDTRKSGPMLQSALVAGMTSAGADVLCVGVMPTPAVSYGVEALNAQGGAVISASHNPAEYNGIKFLDGAGCKLSDQDELAIEEYLGDNLIDDWRPSGASVGSIQYMESDFNNQYASHVTSVGEKCDRDLRILFDCAHGAAASVIPEILRSCGFERASILGASPDGLNINEKCGVMVMDTLCSAVRSEGYRLGIAYDGDADRVLLSDSQGRVLDGDIMLWVLARWLHSQGRLGEGVVATVMSNLALERRLQDESISVYRCSVGDRYVLQTMKERGAHLGGEQSGHVIVHPFTKTGDGLCTGFLFLQACRDLGEDVDSLVDRFGRFPQKLTNIPVQNRASVMSSERISQVVEAEDRALGSSGRIFLRPSGTEPLIRLLVECEDSLRMETLSRDLEQLILETAL from the coding sequence ATGGGTGACGATGGAGTACGGCGACGCTGTCTTTTCGGTACTGACGGGGTGAGAGATGTGGCCAATCGAGGAGCGATGACGCCCGAGATGGCTTTGCGTCTTGGAAGAGCCTACGTTCTTTTCCTGACTGAGCGGGGAGTTCCCCGACCTCGAATCGTTGTGGGACGGGACACTCGAAAGTCGGGCCCCATGCTTCAGTCTGCTCTTGTGGCGGGAATGACCTCTGCCGGTGCTGACGTACTGTGCGTGGGGGTGATGCCGACCCCGGCGGTGAGCTATGGTGTTGAGGCCTTAAATGCTCAGGGGGGCGCTGTTATCAGCGCGTCTCATAACCCGGCCGAGTACAACGGAATCAAATTTCTGGATGGGGCGGGGTGTAAGCTCTCAGACCAGGACGAACTGGCTATTGAGGAGTATCTGGGTGACAATCTGATCGACGATTGGCGGCCTTCTGGAGCCTCAGTGGGGTCCATCCAATATATGGAGTCCGACTTCAATAACCAATACGCTTCTCACGTGACTTCCGTTGGAGAAAAATGTGATCGTGACCTTCGAATTCTCTTTGATTGTGCTCATGGTGCTGCTGCTTCGGTGATTCCGGAGATCCTGAGGTCCTGTGGTTTCGAAAGAGCCTCCATTCTAGGGGCATCTCCTGATGGTTTGAATATCAACGAGAAGTGTGGCGTCATGGTTATGGATACCTTGTGTTCTGCGGTCAGGTCTGAGGGATACCGTTTAGGTATCGCTTACGATGGAGATGCTGATCGGGTCCTGTTGTCCGACAGCCAGGGGCGTGTGCTGGACGGGGACATCATGCTCTGGGTGCTGGCTCGGTGGCTTCATTCTCAGGGACGCCTTGGTGAGGGTGTCGTGGCGACGGTCATGAGCAATCTTGCCCTGGAACGTCGCTTGCAGGACGAGTCTATCTCCGTCTATCGGTGCTCTGTGGGAGACAGATATGTTCTTCAGACCATGAAAGAGCGGGGAGCTCATCTTGGAGGGGAGCAATCGGGACACGTCATTGTCCACCCCTTCACCAAAACGGGAGATGGACTGTGTACCGGTTTTCTCTTTCTTCAGGCGTGTCGTGATCTCGGCGAGGATGTGGACTCGTTGGTTGACCGATTTGGTCGTTTTCCTCAGAAACTGACGAATATCCCGGTTCAAAACAGGGCGTCAGTTATGAGCTCCGAAAGAATCTCGCAGGTCGTGGAGGCTGAGGATAGAGCGCTTGGCTCTTCAGGGCGGATCTTTCTCCGTCCCTCGGGAACTGAGCCGCTGATTCGCCTTCTGGTGGAATGTGAGGACTCTCTTCGGATGGAGACCCTCTCTCGTGATCTTGAGCAATTGATACTTGAGACGGCACTTTGA
- a CDS encoding TIGR00159 family protein, with translation MTKIITLIRWQDVVDILVISFVIYRLLSLLYGTRAMQLVKGLLVIGLLASVARLLDLTTISWFMGQLLGIMVIAIPIVFQPEVRKILEELGRGNIWKRRKAQKRAESISDEISKALAYLKSHKIGALLVFKRETGLKDFWRTAVFLDAAISQELLISLFWENNPLHDGAVILDQSRVIAAGCYLPLTENSDLSRWIGTRHRAGIGVTEVSDAVSIIVSEERGEVSVATNGHLSRNVKDDQVHRLLVHYFSGEDTEQQSFLETLREEIRSLG, from the coding sequence ATGACGAAGATCATCACACTTATCAGGTGGCAGGACGTGGTGGATATTCTTGTTATATCCTTCGTCATCTACCGATTGCTTTCGCTCCTCTACGGAACCCGAGCCATGCAGCTGGTGAAGGGGCTTTTAGTTATCGGTCTCCTGGCTTCAGTTGCCCGGTTGTTGGATTTGACCACGATCTCATGGTTCATGGGGCAGTTGCTGGGAATCATGGTGATAGCCATACCCATCGTTTTTCAGCCCGAAGTTCGGAAAATATTGGAGGAGTTGGGGCGGGGCAACATATGGAAGAGGCGTAAGGCCCAAAAGCGGGCCGAATCCATCTCCGATGAGATCTCTAAGGCTTTAGCCTACCTGAAGAGCCATAAGATCGGAGCGTTGTTGGTTTTTAAGCGGGAGACCGGTCTTAAGGACTTCTGGCGGACGGCTGTGTTTTTAGATGCAGCTATCAGTCAGGAGCTTTTGATATCCCTCTTTTGGGAAAACAACCCACTTCATGACGGTGCCGTTATTTTGGATCAATCACGAGTCATCGCTGCCGGGTGTTATCTGCCCCTGACGGAAAACAGCGACCTGTCTCGGTGGATCGGTACCCGACATCGGGCGGGGATCGGGGTGACAGAGGTCTCGGATGCCGTCTCCATCATCGTCTCAGAGGAGCGAGGAGAGGTGTCCGTGGCTACGAATGGCCATCTTTCTCGAAACGTAAAGGACGATCAGGTACACAGATTGCTGGTACACTATTTCTCCGGAGAGGATACGGAGCAGCAATCCTTTTTGGAGACCTTGCGAGAAGAGATCCGCTCTCTAGGATAG
- the pyk gene encoding pyruvate kinase: MTQQKVKIICTLGPASSDKETLVKMIQSGMTVARLNFSHGSHEEHSGRLALLRSLTDVYGAPVPVMLDTKGPEIRTGLVEGDLVQLTSGETFALRLKDDALGDSSGVWVNYGLLGEEVRVGQDIFVDDGTLHLRVCSITDDQVLCDVLVGGDLGNRKGINVPGADFSFSVMSEKDREDILWGVRHDVDFVAISFVRDRQDVLAVRKVIEDAGGDIKLIAKVETHQAVANIETIAKVVDGMMIARGDLGVEIPTEDVPLVQKRIIDICRSQGKPVIVATQMLDSMIRNPRPTRAEASDVANAVLDGADVVMLSGETAAGKYPVQSVQTMARIIVKAEAELRRWQRPFQVPSVPNSVPDAVSMAAVEIAEKTGAKAIISLTRSGITARMVSKYRPKCPVVATTPSDKTQRELSLSWGVVPLYKSSDDDENRAVEGAVTSALQRGLVSEGDLVVITAGMPLDVPGTTNMVRVHTIARIVLRGLPLIPKVLAGRVFRAMDAQEAQAIDDGDILVTPAADGQYLQALKRAGALIVEEGGLTSPSAIVALELGLPCIVSAKGCMDMLKTGAIVTMDSGKGLVYEGTVNLGE, from the coding sequence ATGACACAACAGAAAGTGAAAATCATCTGTACGTTGGGGCCCGCTAGCTCCGACAAAGAAACGTTGGTCAAGATGATTCAATCTGGTATGACCGTGGCTCGATTGAACTTCAGTCATGGGAGTCACGAGGAGCACTCTGGTCGTCTGGCCCTGCTTCGCAGCCTGACCGACGTCTACGGTGCTCCTGTGCCCGTTATGTTGGACACCAAGGGCCCTGAGATTCGAACTGGTCTTGTCGAGGGCGACTTGGTGCAGCTGACCTCCGGTGAGACCTTTGCTCTTCGCCTGAAGGACGATGCCCTGGGAGATTCCTCGGGAGTGTGGGTGAACTATGGTCTTCTGGGGGAGGAAGTACGGGTTGGGCAGGACATCTTCGTGGACGATGGCACACTTCACCTGCGGGTTTGCTCCATCACCGACGACCAGGTCCTCTGTGACGTGTTGGTGGGAGGTGATCTGGGAAATCGCAAGGGAATCAACGTCCCTGGTGCTGATTTTTCGTTTTCGGTAATGTCGGAGAAGGATCGTGAGGATATATTGTGGGGTGTTCGACACGACGTGGATTTCGTGGCGATCTCCTTTGTTCGGGACCGTCAGGATGTTCTGGCTGTCCGTAAGGTGATTGAGGACGCTGGTGGGGATATTAAGTTGATCGCCAAGGTCGAAACTCATCAGGCTGTGGCTAATATTGAGACGATTGCCAAAGTGGTCGACGGCATGATGATCGCCCGGGGTGATTTGGGGGTGGAGATCCCCACGGAGGACGTACCCCTGGTTCAGAAACGAATTATCGACATTTGCCGTTCTCAGGGGAAACCCGTGATCGTGGCGACTCAGATGCTGGACTCCATGATTCGAAATCCTCGGCCAACCAGAGCCGAAGCCAGTGACGTGGCCAATGCGGTACTGGATGGGGCCGACGTGGTTATGCTCTCCGGGGAAACCGCTGCGGGAAAATACCCAGTACAGTCGGTTCAGACCATGGCTCGGATCATCGTCAAGGCTGAAGCGGAGCTTCGTCGGTGGCAGCGTCCATTCCAGGTTCCCTCGGTGCCTAACAGCGTTCCTGATGCTGTGAGTATGGCGGCGGTTGAAATTGCCGAAAAAACGGGGGCAAAAGCCATAATCTCACTGACCCGAAGCGGTATCACAGCTCGGATGGTGAGCAAATATCGTCCCAAGTGTCCTGTGGTGGCTACGACGCCGTCGGATAAAACCCAGAGGGAGTTGTCTCTGAGCTGGGGAGTCGTGCCTTTATACAAAAGTTCCGACGACGACGAAAATCGCGCCGTAGAGGGCGCTGTGACCTCTGCGTTGCAACGGGGACTTGTCTCCGAGGGCGATCTGGTGGTCATCACTGCCGGTATGCCTCTGGACGTTCCGGGTACCACGAACATGGTTCGGGTCCACACCATCGCTCGTATTGTTTTGAGGGGATTGCCACTGATCCCCAAGGTCTTGGCTGGACGGGTATTTCGGGCGATGGACGCTCAGGAGGCCCAGGCCATCGATGACGGTGACATCCTGGTCACCCCGGCCGCCGACGGCCAGTACCTTCAGGCTCTGAAACGGGCTGGGGCCCTGATCGTGGAGGAGGGGGGGCTCACGTCGCCATCGGCAATCGTGGCCCTGGAGCTGGGACTTCCCTGTATAGTGAGCGCCAAAGGGTGTATGGATATGCTGAAGACCGGGGCCATCGTCACGATGGATAGCGGTAAAGGATTGGTGTACGAGGGGACGGTGAACCTTGGAGAATAG